In bacterium BMS3Abin08, the DNA window GGTCGTGTGATGGAATGCCCGTTTCACTAAGGGGGTCCTGTAACCCGCTGCCGTTTAAATAGACGATCATGTCGGGTCTCAGGTCATCACCGGAGTCTTTCCGGAGTGTATCTATTATATGGTCTGCCGTAGAGACCTCTTCAAGACTGAGGGGCAGGCCCTTTTGGCTGAGGAGCGAGAGATAACCATCGGAGGTCCTTTTTAAGAAGAGGACTTTCTTTCCGGGATATAACCAGTTTATCAGAAACGAAGAGGCTGTCTGTTCAGGTGTGACGATTTTTATTGAAAAACCATCCTCTTTGTATGTGTTTATTATGGGGACAAGCAACTCCCTGTTTATCAGGGTAAGCATGAGGAGGATCTTTGAATTGTCCCGGGATATTATTCTGTAATCATAGAAGACCTGTTCAGAGCTGAAAGGGGTATACCGGTCCATCTCATAGGAGAGTACATCGGAGAGGTTTTCTTCAACAGATCCGGGTAGCTCGATGTTTGTGGTCAACACCCACTCGTGGGGCACAGAGAGGATTATCTCCTTGTTTTTGACGCCCCGGTCGGATAGCACCATCCCCGTAGTCGATACCAGTTCACCGGGCCCCGGGTGTTTTTCAGATATGGTGAGTGTCTGGAGTGCCTCTATCCTGAGAGAGACCGGGCTCCTCTTAATATAACAGACCGATATCCTGTGGTCCTCTATGGCCACCGACAGGGAGGAATCGATCCTCAGATATTCCTCGAAGGGGTTGTAAAAGAGTATTTCCTTAAGATTCTTCATGCTTTTTTTCAATCTGCTTCACGGTTTCTTTCCATTTTCTGATGGTAAAATCATTACCGTTTATCTGGATCGTCGCTTCAATCCCGAAAGCCTTTCCCTTGCGCCGGGCAATTACCCTGTAAGTGTTGCCCGCGGAGAAAGTCACATACCCTGATATGCCTGCATAGAGGCCTCCCAGGGCATCCTGCAGTTCTGCAGAGTTTTTGATCTGTTTATTCTTTCTGTACTCTATAACTGCATCTGCAGTATCTTCGTCCATACCGGGAAGTGAGAGCAGGACCTCACGGGCTGCGGTGTTGATATTAATCCTGTCGCTATCTGAAAATACGGTGACATAGTCCCTGAGTCCCGGTTTTTCCCCGTTACCGTAGAATATCTCCCTCGTGACACCCCTTACGAGGAGGAGTTCCTCCGTGCTGTCGAGGTTGCCGTTTTTACAATCATACGGACGGTCAAGGGAATGGTAATAGTCATTCTCCGCACCGTTGAGTCTGTGAAGGTCATCGGGATCACGCCAGTCAAGCAGTGAATCGGCAATCACATCCTGAGTCTCTGCATCAACGCCTATTGCGGCAAGGAGGCCCTTTAATATTACATCAGATGCCCTGTTTAAATCCACCTTTGAGGACTCCGGTATGATCCTTATTTCCATCTCGAAATTATCCTCTTTCAACAGGTTGAGCCCGCCGTTGAGGTCCCATATATCCTCGGCATCCGGTGACTTCCTTGCATGAAGCAGCTCGAGTACGGCCCTCTGTATGGCACCCTCCAGGAGCATGTCATCCTTCAGTCTCCTGTTGAAGTAGTGCCCGGCTTCCAGTTCTGTCCGTGTCATGTATGAGAAGGACATGCCAAGCACCATCAGTAGAATCAGTACCCATAACACAAGGAGTAGGGCTACCCCATCCTGTTGCTTAAAACGGAAGTTGATCTCTCTTCTCATTTTTAGTATGCCGATATCTCCGTATGCTGATATTCCTACCTGAACGGTAAGAGACGGCGACCGAGTTCTTCCTTGTTTGAAATACTTGCCGGCTGCTGCTGTTTCATTATTCCCTTGCTCATCAGGGGAAATATCAGGTTGTGATCAAGGGCCTTCCCCTTAATGCGCAGTGCAATCGCCACAGGGAATTTGTCCTTTTCCGTCCAGTCCTTCAGCCATTGAGGATTACCATCGGTATCGTAGGTAAAATATGCAAATTCCGCATCCTTGAGATCAGGAAAGATCGTCAGCCTCAATCCATCCTTTTCGCCCGGGAGCCTTTCAGTCTCGGTAATTCTGAAATC includes these proteins:
- a CDS encoding fimbrial assembly protein (PilN) — its product is MKNLKEILFYNPFEEYLRIDSSLSVAIEDHRISVCYIKRSPVSLRIEALQTLTISEKHPGPGELVSTTGMVLSDRGVKNKEIILSVPHEWVLTTNIELPGSVEENLSDVLSYEMDRYTPFSSEQVFYDYRIISRDNSKILLMLTLINRELLVPIINTYKEDGFSIKIVTPEQTASSFLINWLYPGKKVLFLKRTSDGYLSLLSQKGLPLSLEEVSTADHIIDTLRKDSGDDLRPDMIVYLNGSGLQDPLSETGIPSHDLSESLKKAISGPVSGEGVSAIGASLMGISGKETLNLLSLGKRETVKKPVALSAFLLILLALIIGASLTLPVIKNEKEVEALTVEINTLKGRVKEVEALKGELKVLNKKINAIRGFKSNAPVMIEILKEVTTLLPDDTWLTRLEVKDGKATFEGFSDSATKLISILESSDIFRNVSFSSTTVKDRRLNKERFRIKAELEGVEQGK
- a CDS encoding general secretion pathway protein K — translated: MRREINFRFKQQDGVALLLVLWVLILLMVLGMSFSYMTRTELEAGHYFNRRLKDDMLLEGAIQRAVLELLHARKSPDAEDIWDLNGGLNLLKEDNFEMEIRIIPESSKVDLNRASDVILKGLLAAIGVDAETQDVIADSLLDWRDPDDLHRLNGAENDYYHSLDRPYDCKNGNLDSTEELLLVRGVTREIFYGNGEKPGLRDYVTVFSDSDRININTAAREVLLSLPGMDEDTADAVIEYRKNKQIKNSAELQDALGGLYAGISGYVTFSAGNTYRVIARRKGKAFGIEATIQINGNDFTIRKWKETVKQIEKKHEES